The following are encoded in a window of Terriglobia bacterium genomic DNA:
- a CDS encoding abhydrolase domain-containing 18 — MMAGIYQKWMYAWETRLTTRDTNRVVRPLEWGMEWARRWPLVNGNFPSSEEHFESYLHELNDHIVANSDEFFAYKTPQDFRLETRKIELFPTGSNANDKVPKGDGTFLRFTSPAPSLHPENDLVNARWFPAKGNRAVIVLPHWNANGIAYNALGPILNRFGISMLRLSKPYHDIRRPQETARSDYAVSPNICRTLDAARQAVVDVRACIDWLYSQGKDHVGVVGTSLGSCYGFLAAAHDPRLKVNVFNHASTYMADVVWTGQSTRHVREGLERDGITLESLRQSWKCVSPMAYFDKFARYPKKNLLVYARYDLTFLPELSREAEAGFRKYGADLKTVVLPCGHYTTGETPFKYMDGYHMVRFLVKNL; from the coding sequence TTGATGGCTGGCATTTATCAAAAATGGATGTATGCGTGGGAGACCCGTCTGACCACGCGCGATACGAACCGGGTGGTGCGTCCGCTAGAATGGGGCATGGAATGGGCGCGCCGCTGGCCCCTGGTCAACGGCAACTTTCCCAGCTCAGAAGAGCATTTTGAGAGCTACCTGCACGAGCTGAACGATCATATTGTCGCCAACAGCGACGAGTTTTTTGCCTACAAAACGCCGCAAGACTTCCGCCTGGAAACGCGCAAGATTGAGCTGTTTCCCACCGGCAGCAACGCCAATGACAAAGTTCCTAAGGGCGATGGCACGTTTCTGCGCTTTACTTCGCCTGCGCCGTCTCTGCACCCTGAGAATGACCTGGTGAATGCCCGCTGGTTCCCAGCAAAAGGGAATCGCGCGGTGATCGTGCTGCCGCACTGGAACGCCAACGGCATTGCCTATAACGCGCTCGGTCCCATCTTGAACCGCTTTGGCATCTCCATGTTGCGCCTGAGCAAGCCGTATCACGATATCCGCCGCCCGCAGGAGACAGCCCGCTCTGACTATGCTGTCTCGCCCAACATCTGCCGCACGCTGGACGCAGCCCGCCAGGCCGTGGTGGACGTTCGTGCTTGCATCGATTGGCTTTATTCTCAAGGCAAAGACCATGTGGGAGTCGTGGGAACCAGTCTGGGATCGTGCTACGGATTTCTTGCCGCTGCGCATGATCCGCGCCTGAAAGTGAATGTCTTCAATCACGCCTCCACTTACATGGCGGATGTGGTCTGGACCGGCCAATCCACGCGCCATGTGCGTGAAGGCCTGGAGCGCGATGGCATTACGCTGGAAAGCCTGCGCCAGTCATGGAAGTGCGTGAGCCCCATGGCGTATTTCGACAAGTTCGCGCGCTATCCCAAGAAAAACCTCCTAGTCTACGCCCGTTACGATCTCACGTTTTTGCCGGAACTCTCCCGTGAAGCTGAAGCAGGGTTCCGCAAATATGGCGCCGATCTTAAAACCGTGGTTCTGCCTTGCGGCCATTACACCACCGGTGAAACGCCATTCAAATATATGGATGGATACCACATGGTGAGGTTCCTGGTAAAAAATCTCTGA
- a CDS encoding helix-hairpin-helix domain-containing protein, producing MKVLSFLGAVGLGIFSGAWIIAARRRRADARKSFIGPTININEASQQEIMQSLGLDAGMAERIVEHRPYPSKIDLLGRMVVPEEIYNSIKHRISYKAS from the coding sequence ATGAAGGTGCTGTCGTTCCTGGGAGCAGTGGGTCTTGGAATCTTTTCCGGAGCATGGATTATTGCGGCGCGCCGCCGTCGCGCAGACGCTCGCAAGTCATTTATCGGTCCGACGATCAATATCAACGAAGCTAGTCAGCAGGAAATTATGCAGTCCCTGGGGCTGGACGCTGGAATGGCAGAGCGGATTGTGGAGCACCGGCCTTACCCCAGCAAGATTGATCTGCTTGGCCGCATGGTTGTCCCTGAAGAAATCTATAACTCCATCAAGCACCGCATCAGCTACAAAGCTTCTTGA
- a CDS encoding enoyl-CoA hydratase/isomerase family protein: MATRPAQTEPDLTGDTRVPAPTYKYIQFDVVDSIARLTLNHAPHNVLTVPMMKEMAEAIESLNGRADVKAILLQSSQQAFSAGISLEDSRPDRVFQTLDAFTRVFQAMVDISKPVVVVVNGPAIGAGSELVGFADVVLATPKAKFAQPEVKLGVFPPFAAVMLPQLIGTKKTYELILTGEALSAEEALNFGFVNKVVPEADLQKHVDALIARIGEFSGPVLEVTKRVISSSIGRPLREAMKTSQDLYLNELMNLEDVQEGLRAVIEKRKPVWKNK, translated from the coding sequence ATGGCCACACGGCCCGCGCAAACAGAACCCGATCTTACCGGCGACACCCGCGTCCCCGCGCCTACTTATAAATACATTCAATTCGATGTGGTGGATTCCATTGCGCGGCTCACGCTGAATCACGCTCCGCACAATGTGCTTACTGTGCCGATGATGAAAGAAATGGCCGAGGCGATTGAAAGCCTGAATGGCCGCGCCGACGTGAAAGCCATTCTTCTGCAATCTTCACAGCAGGCATTTTCCGCCGGCATTTCACTGGAAGACTCGCGCCCTGACCGCGTGTTCCAGACGCTGGACGCTTTTACCCGCGTCTTTCAGGCGATGGTGGATATCTCAAAGCCCGTGGTGGTTGTGGTAAATGGGCCGGCCATTGGAGCAGGATCAGAGCTGGTGGGCTTTGCCGACGTGGTGCTGGCCACACCGAAAGCCAAGTTCGCGCAGCCCGAGGTGAAGCTTGGCGTGTTTCCACCGTTTGCGGCCGTGATGTTGCCGCAGCTTATAGGCACCAAGAAAACTTATGAACTCATTCTTACCGGCGAAGCTCTTTCCGCCGAGGAGGCGTTGAACTTCGGATTTGTAAACAAGGTTGTGCCGGAAGCCGACCTGCAAAAGCATGTAGACGCTTTAATCGCCCGCATTGGCGAATTCAGCGGACCGGTGCTGGAAGTGACCAAACGCGTAATCAGCAGCTCAATTGGACGTCCACTCAGAGAAGCCATGAAGACCTCTCAGGATCTCTATCTCAACGAGCTGATGAACCTGGAAGACGTCCAGGAAGGCTTGCGCGCCGTAATTGAGAAACGCAAGCCCGTCTGGAAGAACAAATAA